The proteins below are encoded in one region of Acidithiobacillus ferrooxidans ATCC 23270:
- a CDS encoding SAM-dependent methyltransferase, whose translation MQAADKQPDIGKRIDDAMTEIERENPHLKNILPKGYARPTLDQRRLGELVDLIGTIGLGTAEHQARDTLGRVYEYFLGRFASAEGKRGGEFYTPASVVRTLVTMLAPYKGRIYDPCCGSGGMFVQSEKFIEAHGGKVGDISVYGEESNPNTWKLALMNLAIRGIEADLGPEAADSFHKDLHPDLRADYILANPPFNISDWGGDLLRDDKRWQYGIPPTGNANFAWVQHMVHHLAPYGIAGLVLANGSMSSNTSGEGEIRKNLIEADMVDCMMALPGQLFYSTQIPVCLWFLAKNRDDGRGMAGKELFERSGEVLFIDARNMGFMADRTHRELTDEDIQKIADTYHNWRGDGDGEYADVPGFCKAASLDEIHKNGHVLTPGRYVGAAAKDEDDEPFEEKMARLTKELSEQFAEGRRLEDEIRKNLGMLGYEL comes from the coding sequence GTGCAGGCCGCCGACAAACAGCCGGACATCGGCAAGCGCATCGACGATGCCATGACCGAGATCGAGCGGGAAAACCCCCACCTGAAAAACATCCTGCCCAAGGGCTATGCCCGTCCCACGCTGGATCAGCGCCGCCTGGGTGAACTGGTGGACCTCATCGGTACCATTGGCCTCGGCACGGCGGAACATCAGGCCCGCGACACCCTGGGCCGTGTCTACGAGTATTTTCTGGGCAGGTTCGCCAGCGCGGAAGGCAAGCGCGGTGGTGAGTTCTACACCCCGGCATCGGTGGTCAGAACCTTGGTCACCATGCTGGCCCCCTACAAGGGACGCATCTATGACCCCTGTTGTGGGTCCGGCGGCATGTTCGTACAAAGCGAAAAGTTCATCGAAGCCCACGGCGGCAAGGTGGGCGACATCAGCGTCTACGGGGAAGAATCCAATCCCAACACCTGGAAGCTGGCCCTCATGAATTTGGCCATTCGCGGCATCGAGGCCGATCTGGGACCGGAAGCGGCGGATAGCTTTCACAAAGACCTGCATCCCGACCTGCGTGCCGATTACATCCTTGCCAACCCGCCCTTCAATATTTCCGATTGGGGTGGCGATCTGCTGCGGGATGACAAACGCTGGCAGTACGGCATACCACCCACCGGCAACGCCAACTTCGCCTGGGTGCAGCACATGGTCCATCATCTGGCCCCCTATGGCATCGCGGGCCTCGTGCTGGCGAACGGGTCCATGTCCTCCAACACCAGCGGCGAGGGCGAGATCCGCAAGAACCTCATCGAAGCGGATATGGTGGACTGTATGATGGCCTTACCCGGCCAGCTTTTCTACAGCACCCAGATCCCCGTCTGCCTGTGGTTTCTGGCGAAGAACCGGGATGACGGACGCGGCATGGCTGGCAAGGAACTCTTTGAGCGGTCAGGCGAAGTGCTGTTCATCGATGCCCGCAACATGGGTTTCATGGCCGACCGCACCCATCGGGAACTGACCGACGAGGACATCCAGAAGATCGCCGACACCTACCATAACTGGCGGGGTGATGGTGACGGGGAATATGCGGATGTGCCCGGCTTCTGCAAAGCGGCCAGCCTCGACGAGATCCACAAGAACGGTCACGTTCTGACGCCGGGCCGCTATGTGGGTGCGGCGGCCAAGGATGAGGACGATGAGCCTTTCGAAGAAAAGATGGCGAGGTTGACCAAGGAACTCTCGGAACAATTCGCAGAAGGACGGCGGCTGGAAGATGAGATTCGGAAGAATCTGGGGATGCTGGGGTATGAACTGTGA
- a CDS encoding recombinase family protein — translation MSTDRLQKITTDHLRRDAFLYVRQSSLRQVMENTESTKRQYALRDRAIALGWPIERVHVIDSDLGLSGAHAQDRDGFQHLVSEVANGHAGIVIGLEVSRLARNNADWHRLIELSALSQTLILDEDGIYDPAHFNDRLLLGLKGAMSEAELHVLKARLQGGIRNKARRGELEIPLPIGLTYHPGGSVVLDPDAAIRAAIQLVFDTFRHTHSATATVKRFRREGWLFPRRIRRGIGKGEVMWGAMEHCRVIQVLHNPRYAGAFVYGRTRGAYRPGSRHTAVTVPREDWQVLIRDAHAGYIDWEDFERNQMILKQNAAGFGQSQRGSVPREGVGLLQGRVVCGICGARMRVRYQEVAGRLEPYYICTENAVRRAGKPCQSIRGRAVDDVISTLLLDRVAPTAIEVTLAVEEEIAGRIAQAQAQRTLQMERARYDAELARRRYLLVDPSNRLVADTLEADWNERLRHLDLLQQEQDRRQQADQKLLSTQECAQIRQLAEDFPRIWNDNRVAPLDRKRMVALLIDDVTLIKAERVTLQVRFRGGQTATLEVDKPKPIAQIRKTLPEVVAKIDALLETCSDREVAAELNALGYMNWRGDTFTAKKVTSLRNAYHLVSRHDRLRARGMLTAHEVAAQLNVCATTVHDWGRVGVLQVHRYGNDRRCLYAPPGDVVVVKGQGGRYCAVPPRLIPVQSTEQGAI, via the coding sequence ATGTCTACTGACCGGCTTCAGAAAATCACCACCGACCATCTCCGGCGCGACGCCTTTCTGTACGTCCGACAGTCTTCCTTGCGTCAGGTCATGGAAAACACCGAGAGCACCAAGCGTCAGTATGCGCTACGTGATCGCGCCATTGCTCTGGGCTGGCCGATTGAGCGTGTCCACGTCATTGATAGTGATCTGGGTTTGTCCGGTGCTCATGCACAGGATCGCGATGGCTTCCAGCATCTGGTCTCTGAAGTAGCGAATGGGCATGCCGGTATCGTCATCGGTCTGGAGGTGTCCCGTCTTGCCCGCAACAATGCCGATTGGCACCGTCTGATCGAACTTTCCGCGCTGAGCCAAACCCTGATCCTTGATGAAGACGGGATCTACGATCCCGCCCATTTTAATGATCGCTTGTTACTGGGCCTGAAGGGCGCGATGAGTGAGGCCGAATTGCACGTGCTCAAAGCCCGCCTGCAGGGTGGCATTCGCAATAAGGCCCGCCGCGGCGAACTCGAAATTCCCTTACCTATCGGCCTGACCTATCACCCTGGCGGCTCGGTCGTGTTGGATCCAGATGCCGCCATTCGTGCAGCCATTCAACTGGTTTTCGATACTTTTCGGCACACCCACTCAGCGACTGCGACGGTAAAACGCTTTCGTCGCGAGGGCTGGTTATTCCCACGTCGAATCCGACGCGGTATCGGCAAAGGAGAGGTGATGTGGGGCGCGATGGAACACTGTCGCGTTATCCAGGTGCTACACAATCCCCGCTATGCCGGTGCCTTTGTCTATGGACGCACACGAGGGGCCTATCGTCCAGGGAGCAGGCATACGGCCGTCACCGTTCCGCGGGAGGACTGGCAAGTCCTGATCCGCGATGCCCATGCCGGTTATATCGATTGGGAGGACTTCGAGCGCAATCAGATGATCTTGAAGCAGAATGCCGCAGGGTTTGGTCAATCCCAAAGAGGCAGTGTCCCACGGGAAGGGGTTGGCCTTCTGCAAGGTCGGGTCGTATGCGGTATTTGCGGGGCTCGCATGCGGGTACGGTACCAAGAGGTGGCGGGGAGGTTGGAGCCTTACTATATCTGCACCGAGAACGCGGTGCGGCGTGCCGGCAAACCCTGTCAGTCCATTCGTGGCCGCGCGGTCGATGACGTGATCAGCACCCTGTTATTGGATCGCGTAGCACCAACTGCCATCGAGGTGACACTGGCCGTCGAGGAAGAAATCGCCGGTCGTATTGCACAAGCGCAGGCCCAGCGGACACTCCAAATGGAACGTGCGCGTTACGATGCCGAGCTTGCGAGGCGTCGCTATCTGCTTGTTGATCCCAGCAACCGTCTTGTTGCGGATACCTTGGAGGCGGACTGGAATGAACGCCTGCGCCACCTGGATCTGCTGCAACAGGAACAAGATCGTCGACAGCAGGCAGACCAGAAATTGCTCAGTACACAGGAGTGCGCACAAATTCGCCAATTGGCAGAAGATTTCCCGCGAATATGGAACGATAACCGAGTGGCGCCGTTGGACCGCAAGCGCATGGTGGCTTTACTGATCGATGATGTCACCTTGATTAAGGCCGAACGCGTGACCCTCCAAGTGCGTTTTCGCGGTGGCCAAACCGCCACTCTGGAAGTCGACAAACCCAAACCCATCGCGCAGATCCGCAAGACGCTTCCTGAAGTCGTTGCCAAAATAGATGCTCTGCTGGAAACTTGTAGCGACCGGGAAGTTGCCGCAGAACTCAATGCGTTAGGCTATATGAACTGGCGTGGCGACACTTTCACCGCCAAGAAGGTGACCAGCTTGCGCAATGCTTACCACCTCGTCAGCCGCCATGATCGGCTGCGCGCCCGAGGTATGCTGACAGCTCATGAGGTGGCGGCCCAACTGAACGTGTGCGCGACGACAGTACATGATTGGGGCCGTGTGGGCGTACTGCAGGTGCATCGGTACGGTAATGACCGGCGTTGCTTATATGCGCCCCCAGGCGACGTTGTTGTAGTAAAAGGACAAGGCGGACGATACTGTGCTGTGCCGCCGAGGCTTATTCCTGTGCAATCTACTGAACAAGGTGCAATCTGA
- a CDS encoding type I restriction-modification system subunit M N-terminal domain-containing protein, protein MPREPAKKKTEDTTSQSLESKLWATADKLRGHLDAADYKHVVLGWASFS, encoded by the coding sequence ATGCCGCGCGAACCAGCCAAGAAGAAAACCGAAGACACCACCAGCCAGAGCCTCGAATCCAAACTCTGGGCCACCGCCGACAAACTGCGCGGCCATCTGGACGCCGCCGACTACAAGCATGTGGTGCTGGGCTGGGCCTCATTTTCCTGA
- the cydD gene encoding thiol reductant ABC exporter subunit CydD: MAQIPAQRMDQRLMREGRRTRGTLYFGIGLGLAAGLLIILQAFLLAHIVDDVSFHGWNLAAVMPLLWIMLALFVVRAGFSWASELVAFHASARIKTYLRERLLSHLLNLGPVAVAGERSADIASTMIEGVEALEPYFSRYLPQMALVSLIPLAILVFVFPADWISGLILLIAGPLVPFFMVLVGYKAEAINQRQWRKMLLMSAHFLDMVQGLTTLKIFGRAKDEIEIVARISDDYRRTTMAGLRVAFLTSAVLEFFASVSIALVAVSLGARLLEIPPPVTFYTAFFVLLLAPEYFNPLRGLAIHYHARMSAIAAARRIFDILDTPLPAQGTQTMAYPDTQSVSLSVHDLHFSYEEGRVALAGVNAEFPAGKVTALVGASGAGKSTLANALLGFVQPDSGEILINGRIPLAVLDRESWWRQLAWVPQNPRLFHGTIAENIRIGRPDADMAALREAAKNAHALEFIEALPQGFDTPVGDLGQGLSGGQIQRVALARAFVKNPPIFILDEATASLDMENESLVLDAMQRLIQGRTAIVIAHRLAMAERADQILVMDAGKVVEAGTHNALLAAGGVYARLAAAYRGDHA, from the coding sequence ATGGCACAGATACCGGCGCAGCGGATGGATCAGCGGTTGATGCGGGAAGGGCGGCGCACCCGGGGTACGCTCTATTTCGGCATCGGACTGGGCCTGGCGGCTGGCCTGCTGATCATTCTCCAGGCCTTTCTGTTGGCGCACATCGTCGACGATGTCTCTTTTCATGGCTGGAATCTCGCGGCGGTGATGCCGCTGCTCTGGATCATGCTCGCTCTTTTCGTCGTGCGTGCGGGGTTTTCCTGGGCGAGCGAACTGGTCGCCTTTCACGCCAGCGCGCGTATCAAGACCTACCTGCGCGAGCGCCTGCTTTCCCACCTTCTGAACCTGGGGCCGGTGGCCGTGGCGGGTGAGCGCAGCGCCGACATCGCCAGCACCATGATTGAAGGTGTCGAGGCGCTGGAGCCTTACTTTTCGCGTTACCTGCCGCAAATGGCCTTGGTCAGCCTCATACCGCTGGCCATCCTCGTGTTCGTTTTCCCCGCAGACTGGATCAGCGGCCTGATTCTCCTCATCGCCGGGCCGCTCGTGCCCTTCTTCATGGTGCTGGTGGGCTACAAGGCGGAGGCCATCAACCAGCGTCAGTGGCGCAAGATGCTGTTGATGAGTGCCCATTTTCTGGATATGGTGCAGGGCTTGACCACGCTGAAAATCTTCGGCCGCGCCAAGGACGAGATCGAGATCGTCGCACGTATTTCGGATGACTACCGGCGCACCACCATGGCCGGGTTGCGGGTGGCCTTCCTGACGTCGGCGGTGCTGGAATTTTTTGCGAGCGTGTCCATCGCTCTGGTGGCCGTATCGTTGGGTGCGCGTCTGCTGGAGATCCCTCCCCCGGTCACCTTTTATACCGCCTTCTTCGTTCTTTTACTGGCACCGGAGTATTTCAACCCGCTGCGTGGCCTCGCCATCCATTATCATGCGCGGATGAGCGCCATTGCCGCCGCCAGACGCATCTTCGATATCCTCGACACGCCGCTGCCGGCACAGGGTACGCAGACGATGGCGTACCCCGACACCCAATCCGTCAGTCTCTCGGTGCACGACCTGCATTTCTCCTATGAGGAGGGCCGGGTGGCGCTGGCGGGTGTCAATGCCGAGTTCCCGGCGGGCAAGGTCACTGCGCTGGTGGGCGCCAGCGGAGCGGGCAAGAGTACCCTCGCCAATGCGTTGCTCGGCTTTGTGCAACCGGATTCGGGAGAAATCCTGATCAATGGCCGGATCCCTTTGGCCGTCCTGGACCGGGAAAGCTGGTGGCGGCAACTGGCCTGGGTGCCGCAGAATCCCCGCCTGTTTCACGGTACCATCGCCGAAAATATCCGCATCGGGCGCCCTGATGCGGATATGGCCGCCCTGCGGGAGGCCGCGAAAAACGCTCACGCGCTGGAATTCATCGAGGCTTTGCCCCAGGGCTTCGATACCCCGGTGGGGGATCTGGGGCAGGGCCTTTCCGGCGGCCAGATTCAGCGCGTCGCCTTGGCCCGCGCCTTTGTCAAAAACCCACCGATCTTCATTCTGGATGAGGCTACGGCGAGTCTGGACATGGAGAATGAATCGCTAGTCCTGGACGCCATGCAGCGGCTGATCCAGGGACGAACGGCGATCGTCATTGCGCACCGCCTGGCGATGGCAGAACGCGCTGATCAGATCCTGGTCATGGACGCCGGGAAAGTGGTCGAAGCCGGTACCCATAATGCACTTTTGGCGGCTGGCGGTGTCTACGCAAGGCTGGCGGCAGCCTATCGGGGGGACCATGCGTGA
- a CDS encoding helix-turn-helix domain-containing protein, which translates to MNIEMSGGNVYADIGVPDAEEMLLKAQLASRIADMIQGKGLTQSQAAELLGIPQPKLSLMLRGQFRGISEAKMLECLARLGRDVQIVIGPEHAGTGNIMVVQGGAL; encoded by the coding sequence ATGAACATCGAGATGAGCGGTGGCAATGTCTATGCGGACATCGGTGTGCCCGATGCGGAAGAGATGCTGTTGAAGGCACAACTGGCATCCCGGATTGCCGACATGATTCAGGGCAAAGGGCTGACACAATCCCAGGCTGCGGAATTGCTGGGTATCCCGCAGCCCAAGCTGTCCCTGATGCTACGCGGGCAGTTCCGGGGGATCAGCGAGGCCAAAATGCTGGAATGTCTGGCGCGGCTAGGGCGAGATGTCCAGATCGTCATTGGTCCGGAACACGCGGGGACCGGAAATATCATGGTGGTACAAGGCGGTGCGCTATGA
- a CDS encoding FIST signal transduction protein — translation MQDDRLFPYGHARGAGWREALSSALEMAGPRVRGGTLGFLYVTDSFESDLPDILSAVREQTGVPHWTGCVGAGICATAQEYLDEPALAFMVTDFPETEFRLFAGMGPYRTGKSWPTGPGRPPYFAIVHGDSQTPDLPDLVRDFAGQMGSGFITGGICSSRTDGAQLVDEVVHGGLSGVTFSENIAVATRLTQGCSPIGPIHHINEAHNNVISRLDDRPALDVFNDETCDILSRDLQRAAGFIFVAMPVKNDDRGDYMVRTLVGIDIERKLLAIGEYAEAGQSLMFCKRDSGTAGEDLERMLSDISRLADGRKIRGGLYFTCVWRGQNLFGPDSAELRMIRDGLGDFPLVGFFANAEISHDKIYGYTGVLTLFLDAPTS, via the coding sequence TTGCAGGATGATCGGCTTTTTCCCTATGGTCATGCCCGCGGGGCGGGTTGGCGCGAAGCATTGTCCAGCGCTCTGGAGATGGCGGGACCGCGGGTGCGTGGTGGTACGCTGGGCTTTCTCTACGTCACCGACAGCTTTGAGTCCGATTTGCCGGATATCCTGAGCGCTGTGCGGGAACAGACCGGGGTACCCCACTGGACGGGATGCGTGGGGGCCGGCATCTGCGCGACCGCGCAGGAATACCTGGACGAACCGGCACTGGCTTTTATGGTGACGGATTTTCCCGAAACGGAATTTCGCCTCTTTGCCGGTATGGGCCCTTACCGGACCGGCAAGAGTTGGCCGACCGGACCGGGTCGTCCACCCTACTTTGCTATTGTTCATGGTGACTCCCAGACGCCGGATCTGCCTGATCTGGTCCGTGATTTTGCCGGGCAGATGGGCAGCGGTTTCATTACCGGGGGAATATGCAGCAGTCGCACCGACGGCGCGCAACTGGTGGATGAAGTCGTGCATGGCGGATTGAGCGGGGTGACGTTCAGCGAAAATATCGCCGTCGCTACCCGTCTGACCCAGGGCTGCAGTCCCATCGGGCCGATCCATCACATCAACGAAGCCCACAACAATGTAATTTCCCGTCTGGATGACCGTCCGGCGCTGGATGTGTTTAATGACGAGACCTGCGACATCCTCTCCCGGGATTTGCAGCGGGCGGCGGGCTTCATTTTTGTTGCGATGCCGGTGAAGAATGATGACCGTGGCGACTACATGGTGCGTACCCTGGTGGGCATCGACATCGAGCGCAAGCTGCTGGCGATCGGCGAATATGCAGAGGCCGGTCAGTCCCTGATGTTCTGCAAGCGGGATAGCGGTACGGCGGGCGAGGATCTCGAACGTATGCTCTCGGACATCAGCCGCCTGGCGGATGGAAGAAAGATCCGTGGGGGTCTTTATTTCACTTGTGTTTGGCGCGGCCAGAATCTGTTTGGCCCCGATTCTGCGGAATTGCGGATGATCCGGGACGGTCTGGGTGACTTCCCGTTGGTGGGTTTTTTTGCCAATGCCGAGATTTCTCATGATAAAATATACGGTTATACAGGGGTGCTTACCCTGTTTCTGGATGCACCCACTTCCTGA
- the cydC gene encoding thiol reductant ABC exporter subunit CydC: protein MRDLYRLLKLFGPFKFWMLGGAFLALLTILSNFGLLALSGWFLASAALAGLGGYATMNLYNFFLPAAGVRAFATTRVISRWLERIVTHEATFRLLAQLRTWFYTRLEPLAPAGLQGYRSGDILSRLVADIDILNNFYLRVFTPFLVAGVATLTMAGVFAFFSWRLAIALFLFLAVTGLLLPLLTERLGARSGAEMTGIQSDYRVQVVDGMQGMAELLTYNAGPEILRRTGTLNDALLRRQAHMAQIAGFGNAGMGFMGNLAIWVVVVLAIPLVHGRVLGNSDLPLLALGVMGSFEAIAALPLAFQFLGQTRAAARRIFEVADTPLPFPDASGPAPRVDRPDLELKDLHLRYPGAQRDALAGVDLSIPAGTWVAILGATGAGKSSLANLLLRFYDYQSGNAYLGGHELRDFPADNLRAYFAVVSQRSYLFHSTIRDNLLVAKGEAEEDELWAALATAQLAEFVRSQPQGLDTIVGEGGVKLSGGQGRRVAIARAILKDAPWLILDEPTEGLDPVTEMEFLKDLRQIMEGRTVLYITHRLVGLEHMDCVHILDEGRIVESGTYGELLQRDGQLSHFATFGQAIPEIH, encoded by the coding sequence ATGCGTGATCTTTACCGGCTGCTGAAACTGTTTGGGCCCTTTAAGTTCTGGATGCTGGGAGGCGCCTTTCTGGCCCTGCTGACCATTCTTTCCAATTTCGGTCTGCTGGCCCTTTCCGGCTGGTTTCTGGCGAGTGCGGCGCTGGCCGGACTGGGTGGTTACGCCACCATGAATTTATATAACTTCTTCCTGCCGGCTGCCGGGGTGCGCGCTTTTGCGACGACCCGGGTCATCTCGCGCTGGCTGGAGCGCATTGTCACCCATGAGGCGACGTTCCGTCTGCTGGCCCAGTTGCGCACCTGGTTCTACACCCGCCTCGAGCCGCTCGCGCCCGCCGGGCTGCAAGGTTATCGTTCCGGCGATATTCTTTCGCGCCTCGTCGCCGATATCGATATTCTGAATAATTTTTACCTGCGGGTGTTTACGCCGTTTCTGGTGGCCGGGGTGGCGACGCTCACGATGGCGGGCGTCTTCGCTTTTTTCTCCTGGCGGTTGGCCATTGCACTCTTTCTTTTCCTCGCGGTTACCGGCCTGCTTCTACCGCTCCTCACGGAGCGGCTGGGTGCGCGCAGTGGCGCCGAGATGACCGGCATCCAGTCGGATTACCGGGTACAGGTGGTGGACGGCATGCAGGGCATGGCTGAACTGTTGACCTATAATGCCGGGCCGGAGATTCTGCGACGCACGGGCACACTCAACGATGCGCTGCTCCGGCGGCAGGCCCACATGGCGCAGATCGCCGGATTCGGCAACGCCGGCATGGGATTCATGGGCAATCTGGCGATTTGGGTTGTCGTGGTGCTGGCTATTCCTCTGGTCCATGGCAGGGTTCTGGGCAATTCGGATCTGCCCCTCCTGGCCCTCGGCGTGATGGGTTCCTTCGAGGCCATCGCCGCCTTGCCGCTGGCCTTTCAGTTTCTGGGGCAAACCCGCGCGGCCGCGCGCCGTATTTTTGAGGTGGCGGATACGCCCTTGCCGTTTCCGGATGCATCGGGACCCGCACCGCGGGTGGACCGGCCGGATCTGGAGCTCAAGGATCTGCACCTGCGCTATCCCGGCGCCCAACGCGACGCCCTGGCAGGCGTGGACCTCAGCATCCCGGCGGGCACATGGGTTGCGATCCTGGGGGCGACCGGGGCTGGCAAGAGCAGCCTCGCCAACCTGCTGCTGCGTTTCTATGACTATCAATCGGGCAACGCGTATCTGGGTGGCCATGAGTTGCGGGATTTCCCGGCAGACAATCTGCGCGCATATTTCGCTGTCGTATCCCAGCGCTCTTATCTCTTTCACAGTACGATCCGCGACAACCTGCTGGTGGCCAAGGGCGAGGCGGAGGAGGATGAACTCTGGGCGGCGCTGGCCACGGCACAGCTTGCGGAGTTCGTGCGCAGTCAGCCCCAGGGCCTGGATACCATTGTCGGCGAAGGCGGGGTGAAACTCTCCGGTGGTCAAGGCCGGAGAGTGGCCATTGCCCGGGCGATTCTCAAGGACGCTCCGTGGCTGATTCTGGATGAGCCGACCGAAGGGCTCGATCCGGTGACCGAGATGGAGTTCCTCAAAGACCTGCGCCAGATCATGGAAGGCCGCACCGTGCTCTATATTACCCATCGTCTGGTGGGCCTGGAGCACATGGACTGCGTTCATATTCTCGACGAGGGGCGGATCGTGGAGTCGGGGACCTATGGGGAGCTTTTACAGCGGGATGGACAACTCAGCCATTTCGCCACGTTCGGACAGGCTATTCCGGAGATTCACTAA
- a CDS encoding GIY-YIG nuclease family protein, whose protein sequence is MAGVIYLMTNIAMPGMVKIGKTENADTLLGLNRILFAEGRHKWTVLQTSEQD, encoded by the coding sequence ATGGCGGGTGTGATTTATCTGATGACCAACATCGCCATGCCGGGGATGGTCAAGATTGGAAAAACCGAAAATGCGGACACCCTCTTGGGCTTAAATCGAATTCTGTTTGCTGAGGGTCGGCATAAATGGACCGTGTTGCAGACAAGCGAACAAGATTGA
- the ygfZ gene encoding CAF17-like 4Fe-4S cluster assembly/insertion protein YgfZ has product MSSAVITFVPLHTELGLIHASGVDAEKFLQGQFSNDLRALASGHGQWSSYSTAKGRMIANFYVQRDGSDFWLSLADDMADTVIERLRKFRMMAKLEIKRGEPEFTLLAVHGNGAGELLGRALGIALGKSGNSGVVHDDAIITRLPWAEAEAFLIILPASRVEALSAKLGAAGARSGAAEDWRLWAIQAGVGMISRATTEKIIPQELNLEVLGGINFKKGCYPGQEIVARSHYLGKLKNQTYRVAASAPLQAGEEIFCTSMGAQSIGIVINAAQDPLGGFAALAVLRAANAGESLMAGAPGGTPLSLGKLPYTLPLDIVSEE; this is encoded by the coding sequence ATGTCTTCAGCCGTCATTACCTTTGTCCCCCTGCATACGGAACTGGGCCTGATTCACGCCAGTGGCGTGGATGCCGAAAAGTTTTTACAGGGGCAATTCTCCAACGATCTGCGTGCCCTGGCCAGTGGTCACGGACAATGGAGCAGCTACAGCACGGCCAAAGGACGCATGATCGCCAATTTTTACGTACAGCGCGATGGCAGCGACTTTTGGCTGAGTCTGGCCGACGATATGGCCGATACCGTCATCGAGCGTCTGCGCAAGTTCCGAATGATGGCCAAGCTGGAGATCAAACGGGGGGAACCGGAATTCACCTTGCTGGCCGTCCATGGCAACGGTGCGGGGGAACTACTCGGCCGCGCCCTCGGTATCGCGTTGGGGAAAAGCGGCAACAGCGGGGTGGTTCATGACGACGCCATCATTACCCGCCTGCCCTGGGCGGAAGCGGAGGCCTTCCTGATCATTCTGCCCGCATCCCGTGTGGAGGCCCTGAGCGCCAAGCTGGGGGCAGCGGGCGCGCGATCCGGCGCCGCGGAGGACTGGCGCCTGTGGGCCATACAGGCGGGTGTCGGTATGATCAGCCGCGCCACTACGGAAAAAATCATTCCCCAGGAACTGAATCTGGAGGTGCTGGGGGGCATCAATTTCAAGAAGGGCTGCTATCCTGGGCAGGAGATCGTCGCCCGCTCCCACTATCTCGGCAAGCTCAAGAACCAGACCTACCGGGTCGCGGCGTCGGCGCCACTGCAGGCGGGCGAAGAAATCTTTTGCACCAGCATGGGTGCACAGAGCATCGGCATCGTTATCAACGCCGCACAGGATCCCCTGGGCGGTTTTGCCGCCTTGGCCGTTTTACGTGCCGCCAACGCCGGGGAGTCGCTGATGGCCGGGGCGCCGGGCGGCACGCCTCTGAGTCTGGGGAAACTTCCCTACACCCTGCCTCTGGACATTGTCAGCGAGGAATAG
- a CDS encoding type II toxin-antitoxin system RelE/ParE family toxin, with protein sequence MDMPGDVRDTFGYALHLAQIGGKHVQAKPMKGFGSADVVEIVEDSKGDTFRAVYTVRFQERIYVLHCFQKKSTQGIRTPKPDMDKIHERLKWAERHAKGMTE encoded by the coding sequence ATGGACATGCCTGGGGACGTGCGGGATACCTTTGGGTATGCGCTGCATCTGGCGCAAATTGGCGGCAAGCATGTGCAGGCCAAGCCGATGAAGGGCTTTGGCTCGGCGGATGTGGTTGAGATTGTCGAGGATTCCAAAGGGGATACATTTCGGGCGGTGTACACGGTGCGATTTCAAGAGAGGATCTACGTCCTTCACTGCTTTCAGAAGAAATCTACGCAGGGCATCCGTACACCCAAACCGGACATGGACAAGATACACGAGCGGTTGAAATGGGCGGAACGACACGCCAAGGGGATGACTGAATGA
- a CDS encoding helix-turn-helix domain containing protein, translating into MRHILYYTYAAEITDMPQPDPKCERLRRLGVLNPDAQRVRAPLFQSGDFFDPQDMVQVKYEMLRHAQNGAASKSVAATLFGLSRPAFYQAESDFRRDGLSGLLPKQRGPKGAHKLTAEVMAFIEARLNADGGIHARTLAQEITTALGLTVHPRSIERAVARKKKR; encoded by the coding sequence ATGCGGCATATTTTATATTACACGTATGCTGCGGAGATTACCGATATGCCTCAGCCCGATCCAAAGTGCGAACGTTTGCGACGCTTGGGCGTTCTCAACCCCGATGCGCAACGCGTGCGAGCGCCTTTATTCCAGTCTGGCGATTTCTTCGATCCCCAGGACATGGTCCAGGTCAAATACGAAATGCTGCGCCACGCGCAAAATGGTGCCGCTTCCAAGTCCGTAGCCGCCACCCTGTTTGGTCTGTCGCGTCCCGCGTTCTATCAGGCAGAGTCCGATTTCAGGCGCGATGGCCTCTCTGGCTTGCTCCCCAAACAGCGCGGTCCCAAAGGCGCTCACAAGCTCACGGCCGAGGTGATGGCCTTTATCGAGGCGCGGCTAAACGCCGACGGTGGGATTCATGCCCGCACCTTGGCACAAGAAATTACCACGGCTTTAGGGCTTACCGTACACCCCCGCAGCATCGAACGCGCTGTGGCGCGCAAAAAAAAACGGTAA